A segment of the Streptomyces sp. P9-A2 genome:
GTGCTCCGCGCCATCCGCTCCGAAAAGTTTCCGATAATCGGATTAAGGTCTACACCACGTAAGTGGACTAGACCTCTTATGGGTCCCGGGGTCACACTGTCCCCCGTGGAACACGTCATCGCCCTCGATGTGGGCGGCACCGGAATGAAGGCCGCCCTGGTCGGAGCGGACGGCACGCTGCTGCACCGGGCCCGCCGGGCCACCGCGCGCGAGCGCGGCCCGGACGCGGTGGTCGCCGGAATCCTGGACTTCGCCGCCAATCTCCTGGCCCACGGCGCCGAACACCTCGGCGGGCCCGCGTCCGCCGCCGGCCTCGCCGTCCCCGGCATCGTCGACGAGACGCGGGGCGTCGCCGTCTACTCCGCCAACCTCGGCTGGCGCGACCTCCCGCTGCGCGCGCTGCTCGCACAGCGGCTCGGCGGCATCCCGGTCGCCCTCGGCCACGACGTCCGCACCGGCGGGCTCGCCGAGGGCCGCATCGGGGCGGGCCGGGGCACCGACCGGTTCCTGTTCGTGGCGCTGGGCACCGGCATCGCGGGCGCCATCGGCATCGACGGCCGGGTGGAGGCGGGCGCGCACGGCTTCGCGGGCGAGATCGGCCACATCGTCGTACGGCCCGGGGGCCTCCCCTGTCCGTGCGGTCAGCGCGGCTGCCTGGAGCGGTACGCGTCCGCGGCGGCGGTCGGCGAAGCGTGGGCGGCGGTCTGC
Coding sequences within it:
- a CDS encoding ROK family protein, producing the protein MGPGVTLSPVEHVIALDVGGTGMKAALVGADGTLLHRARRATARERGPDAVVAGILDFAANLLAHGAEHLGGPASAAGLAVPGIVDETRGVAVYSANLGWRDLPLRALLAQRLGGIPVALGHDVRTGGLAEGRIGAGRGTDRFLFVALGTGIAGAIGIDGRVEAGAHGFAGEIGHIVVRPGGLPCPCGQRGCLERYASAAAVGEAWAAVCGEEGADAAHCAGAVASGDVRAREVWQEAVEALADGLVTALTLLDPRTLIIGGGLAEAAETLFTPLREAVRQRITFQKPPSLVPAALGDSAGCLGAGLLARDLLTTTDPSEVTT